The genomic DNA AGTATTATGTTAAGTTTTGATTCTATCTTTcaagagtttttcttttttaccgaAACATAACAGTATTATAGTATTTAAAAATGCTAAGCTTGTATAATCCGAGACCAATTCATTATTAATGgttttaaagttaataaaatccGTTTACttcttatttggtttttggttaaTTCAAATTGGAATCAGAAAGATGGTACAGATTATTTGATAACCATTTGGATTAATGTTCGTCTTCTACGTTTTTGGTAAAGAGTGTTCGTCTTCTACTTAAGACAGAATAAGCATATATGTAGTACGTATGTTTGGTTTCACGGTCTCTATCGATGACCGACAATGACGATATCAAAACTACGTTCGTTTCATCACTGAAACTATCAATCATTAAAAGTTTGGCGACGTGTTCCGACCAAAATTTGGAAACTATGTAAGTCTTacgttgttgacttgttgtttTACATACAATGAAACTCGAAACGCAAAGATAACTCGATAAGACGATAACACAGTTTTAGTAATAGTATTAatataaggatatatatattacatccTCTTCATAAGTtacaaactaataaaaaattgatatatgaaCAATGTTATCAATATCTAGAAACAATATTTGTCACTGAAATATGAAAACTAGAATAACTTTATTCATATacgaatattctttttttttttgttacaatattttattcaagTAACTCCATCcataactaaaacaaataagAGGATGTAagtgaaatataaaaaacataaaacattagtTTAACACCAATGCTTGAAGCTATAGCTCCTCGTTGAAGCAACCATTTATTTCTTGTAAACATTTTATGAGCCATCAATTTAGAAAAAGTAAAACTTGTTGTTTGCTGGGGGCTTGATTTTGACATGATTCCGGGCCTCGACATTGCTCACTATCATCGTTACCATCATCAGTACGATGACGAAGGAGGCAATCATGGTTCTCTTTTCGATGGCCATTGTTGCTTATTAAGTTCTTAAatggttcttgtttttttctttttctttttgaaatcttTGATTGAATAGTCGacttatttatatgtaaaatcGAACTTCTATATATAGTGAattactaaatttaaatatttggtGGAATGTTTCAATTGTCTTTTCTTAGATAATTGCTCCAATGATCACCTCTagatttcttcttgtttttctaaaaataattgaattataaATTAACTTTCCAAATTTCAATCTGACACTTGTCTGTCTCGTGAGTTTAACAAAACTTTGATTTCAAAGAAAACTTCATAACAACTACAATAACCATTCGTTATTTATTctgtttgtgatttttttgttctatttctATTTAACATAAATTAATCAGAAAGATTAATTGAATATTTACTTTTTCCGATTTGAGTTTTTGTAAAGTGGGTTTAAATTAATTGAAATCCCCATTCAAACTATTAATGAAAACACACACNaaaaaaaaaaaaaaaaaaaaaaacgaaatttcttatttaaattttaatggtTTTGTGAAAATTATGTGAGTCGGTCCATATTTGGTTTGATGTATAGTTTATTATGATGTTGCTACAAAGATGTGAATCCTCACCAATAACATACCAAAAAACCTTTGAAGCATGTTATATCCCAATTAGGTTCAACATGCacgaccttcttcttcttacaagaCTACTCACTTAAAAAGAAACGGTTCCCTCCTTCCTGTTAAAGAAGAACCATAGCAATGGCTGCCAAAACACAACcatctttttcttattcttcttcttccttactACTCACCATGTCCTTGTTCTTACTAGTTCTTTCACTCATTGTCCCTTCATCAGTTTTTTCAGCCACTCTTCGTTCAGATATTCAAGCTCTAGAGGCTATAATACGCAGCGTTGATCCAAGTTCCATCTCTCCATCCTCTTACCTCAGCACATGGGACTTCTCTGAAGACCCTTGTGAAGGCTCAGGGACGTTCTTGGGAGTTATGTGTTCTTTCCCTCTGGAGAACACGACGAGCCGAGTTACAGAGATCGACCTTGATGATGACGGTTATGACGGTTTCCTCTCCGATGAAATAGGAAACCTAACTGAGCTCACAGTCCTTAGCCTCAACAAGAACAGATTCCGTGGTCCAGTACCAGAATCAGTGTTCCAACTCAGGAAACTCACCAAACTCTCTCTCGCCGAAAATTTCTTCACCGGAGACATATCCCCAGAAATCACGCGGCTCAAGGAGCTCAAAACCGTAGACTTGTCCACAAACAGTATCGCCGGTGAAATACCTCCAAGGATCTCAGCCTTGAGAAGTTTGACTCACCTGATCCTATCAAACAACCATCTCGATGGAAAAATACCTGCGCTCAACGGCTTGTGGAAGCTGCAAGTATTAGAACTCGGTAACAATCATCTTTATGGAATGCTTCCTAAGCTTCCCCCAAGTCTTAGAACTCTATCACTCTGTTTCAACAGCCTTGCTGGACGTATATCGCCCTTGCATAGGCTGAAACAGCTTGTGTCATTAGACGTGAGCCAGAACAGATTCTCAGGCACTGTTGGCCATGAAATCCTAACGTTCCCTGATATTTCACGCATCAATGTGTCTTTTAACCAGTTCATATCCATAGAGGTTATTAAGGTTACAGGATCACGCCTGCGCATGCTTGATGCTGACGGAAACCATTTACAGGGTCACCTTCCGTTGAACCTGGCAACTTATGAAAACCTTAAAGATATCAATCTACGGAGCAACATGTTCTCTGGTGATATTCCTAGGATTTATGGGAAAAGACTGGAGAATTCATGGAGAAGCTTATACTTGGAGAACAACTACCTCTCAGGTTCACTTCCTGAGGAGTTTCAAAAGATTTCCAAACAGATCAGAGGAAACCTTTCCAATAACTGTCTGCAATGTCCAAAGAACGTTCCAATCTGCCAAGGACCACAAAAGCCAAAATCGCAATGCACCAATGCTATGCTGGGGAGGTTGGAGTAGAGATCATGCGGATGGCAGACAGTTTGTATTAGAAAGCATAATTACCAAAAAGCAAACTTCATGTACTTGTTCGGTTCTCATCATGGTAGAAATGTAGANCGTTCTTGGGAGTTATGTGTTCTTTCCCTCTGGAGAACACGACGAGCCGAGTTACAGAGATCGACCTTGATGATGACGGTTATGACGGTTTCCTCTCCGATGAAATAGGAAACCTAACTGAGCTCACAGTCCTTAGCCTCAACAAGAACAGATTCCGTGGTCCAGTACCAGAATCAGTGTTCCAACTCAGGAAACTCACCAAACTCTCTCTCGCCGAAAATTTCTTCACCGGAGACATATCCCCAGAAATCACGCGGCTCAAGGAGCTCAAAACCGTAGACTTGTCCACAAACAGTATCGCCGGTGAAATACCTCCAAGGATCTCAGCCTTGAGAAGTTTGACTCACCTGATCCTATCAAACAACCATCTCGATGGAAAAATACCTGCGCTCAACGGCTTGTGGAAGCTGCAAGTATTAGAACTCGGTAACAATCATCTTTATGGAATGCTTCCTAAGCTTCCCCCAAGTCTTAGAACTCTATCACTCTGTTTCAACAGCCTTGCTGGACGTATATCGCCCTTGCATAGGCTGAAACAGCTTGTGTCATTAGACGTGAGCCAGAACAGATTCTCAGGCACTGTTGGCCATGAAATCCTAACGTTCCCTGATATTTCACGCATCAATGTGTCTTTTAACCAGTTCATATCCATAGAGGTTATTAAGGTTACAGGATCACGCCTGCGCATGCTTGATGCTGACGGAAACCATTTACAGGGTCACCTTCCGTTGAACCTGGCAACGTATGAAAACCTTAAAGATATCAATCTACGGAGCAACATGTTCTCTGGTGATATTCCTAGGATTTATGGGAAAAGACTGGAGAATTCATGGAGAAGCTTATACTTGGAGAACAACTACCTCTCAGGTTCACTTCCTGAGGAGTTTCAAAAGATTTCCAAACAGATCAGAGGAAACCTTTCCAATAACTGTCTGCAATGTCCAAAGAACGTTCCAATCTGCCAAGGACCACAAAAGCCAAAATCGCAATGCACCAATGCTATGCTGGGGAGGTTGGAGTAGAGATCATGCGAATGGCAGACAGTTTGTATTAGAAAGCATAATTACCAAAAAGCAAAGTTCATGTACTTGTTCGATTCTCATCATGGTAGAGATGTAGTATATGAAAAATGacattcaaaaaaagaagacaaaaaagagagatgtgtATTTGAgataaaactttttctttcacCATATTGATGTTTGACATACAGAGAAGTctacaccaaaaaaaacctCAACTACCATATCTCCATCAGGAGGACATTCCAAATCCTGCTACATAACCTCCGAGGTGTTTTTCCCAACCACGTAAACGTAATGCATTTCAAAAGAGCCAATTCACACTAATGTTACCAAGCCAGATCAGAAGAGGAAACTGGGCTAAAGCTACAAAGATCAAGAGGTAGTGATGCCTGCTTGAGTCATAACTCCTAGCTTCCGCAAAGAGAACTGGCTTCATTGTCTTCACTAAGAACACCCCGGTGCATAAGCAGGTCCATGGAATCAAAACATAGTAAGAATATCCCCAGATTATCTTGCCAAGAACAGCTAGACAAAGGCCCGTGAAAGTATAGCCTGCATATGCCACAATATCCAAGAGGGGTGCTTCTCCGCTACCCAGTGAAAGCAATGATATCTTCAGCAGCATGACTTGCAAAAACCAGCCAACCATTCCTTTCACAAAAAGCCAATTCAGAGCTTCTGGAGAAAACCTACCAAAATTAAGATTCACCACAAGGATCAAAAGGTTGAACAAATGCAATCTAAAAGACATAAACAGGAatagatacaaaataaataaagaactTACTTCCCATAGAGTCCTAGTGACAAACCAGCAAGAACAACGTAGGTTCCAAATGCCATAAGCGGAATGTATAAGTCTGGTGCATTTATATCGTATATCGGAGGCTTGTATGAAAGTCTTCCCCCAACTGGTTCTGAAATTCTAGTCCAGTGTCCCTGCGGTTGCAGCAAAACTCATATATGAGAATAATCCCAAAtacaaagcaaaaagaaaaaaagccaTAATATAAAAAGGTTGAGTCTTACCCTGTGAAGGAATGGAAATAGAACAATCTTCAATTTGTTCCTCACATATTGGTCATTCACTTGAAAATAGTATTGGGGATCGGAGAAGTAACGACTTATCTGTTTATATATCAACCGGTTAAAACAAACGAAACACCCTGTATAGGAgaaaatcaaagagagagaagaggagttACTTACGTTGCTCTGCACATACTCAGAGCTCGATCCGAAAATCTTCTCCCCATAAGCTCCCAAGCCACTCCTGATAAGTCCAGAGCCAGGTCCAGAGAAAGGATTACCAAAGGGGCTAGGCTGAGGAATAGCCGGATGCATTGGCATCCCAGGCTGAGGAATTCCCTGATGCATTGGCATCCCAGGCTGAGGTCCCATGTTATTATACATCTCTGGCAATTTAAACAAAACCAACACAAAGAGCTTACCGTTAGTAAACTACAAAGTCCCTTAACAAGTCCAAAACCATCAAACGTTTGCCCCAATGTAACTCAAGTTGAGTTACTCAACcatgaatttatatattttttttctatctattgATCGAAATCATAACAACTTCACAGAGTTCGCTAAGCAAACCAGAGAATATACTACATTACTAATTTAGGGTTTTCCGATTTCATCCCTGACTAAACATACGCACATAATCCAGATTCCGGCCATGGGAAACGCAATTATTCGACAAGAAATCGCGAGAAAACTCCATTATTTGAACCGGACAAAATCGAAGATAAACATAAAAGGAAACACGGAAAGAAATTGTAACAAGAAAGACNCCCGAATTGTTCTTTGTCGACTTGGAACAAGATCCTCCAAAGGTTGTTCCTTTTATTAAgcttgtgtgttttgtttaagTGGTTACTCTTTTAATGTtgaatttatcttttctttgcttttgtttgtatCAAGATGGTAAAACAAAGCAAGGAAAGCAATCTGGGGGTGCAACTTAGATTGATTCAGGAGCTATTCTCTTCGACATTTCCTTTAGACGACAGCAATACTAATACCACCACACCACTTGATGAGGCCAACTCTTCTCAGTCTCCTTTATTCATTGATCTTAGTTGTTGTTTACATGACACGAAAGTTACAATCCCAACCTTAAACGGGTAATTTTCACATCCATTTCAACCGCCATCAGATTGTATTAGTTTATGACGCCATAAAGCTGAATGTTCAATCAATATTTGTAGATGGCTGCTGGACTATCCGGTTGTGTATCTATTCGGCACAGATCACATAGAAGAAGCAATCTACAACCTATCCACCAAATCCCTTCGCATATTCAAAGTTCTAGTATGCAGGTTGGCTATTGTATACTTGTAACACTAGTTTCTAAAACTATTGCTGTAATGTCTAACTCAAAGATCTTCCAGGAACGGGACCACCGAGAAGGACTCTCACTTAGAAGAGCTAACAAGGTAAGAACTTCAAAATAAGATTATGACTTTGCTGCCTAAGCACAACACNAAAGATAGATCTATCGCTTTTTTGCTTTCTCAGGTTGATTTGATCAGTTCGTCGGCGCGAAGTTCCGGTGAATTGCGAAAAGTGAAGAACTCGTCACCACATAAACATACATAGAGAGAGATCCAAGGTGGATGGAATATACAAATAACGAAAGAAAGGTCGCACGTGTGTGACCATaggttcttctttttcttcttcatcacttaTCCAATGAAAAGTCTACACGTGTTGCTTATTTAtaagtaagtttttattttttgaaattcgGGGTGTTTTATGCGAAGAATTGAAAGTTAAGGGTCTGTATTAAAAACTTTTCTGTAGCGTCCCGAGCTGCTTTGAGTGAGGTGAAAGTGATTCtcggtggagaagaagaagaagaagaagaagagaaagtttttgtttttagtcttcttTAGCGTAAATGGAGGTTCCAAGCTCTGAGGAAGTGCTTCAGTTTCTGAGTTCTTGTCTCACTCAGATCAAATGGCGACTCAAGACCGCTTCCAAACGCCGCCTCGAACTAGGTTTCCTTCTTCCGCTCCTCTCACTgattccactttttttttttgtttcctcttgtTCCGCGACTCTTTGAAACTTATGATTCAATTTAGGGATTCTTGATTACTTTCTCTGAGTATCTTCACTTTCCAATTTCCTTAGGAACgataaaattttgattctttAGATCTCATTCTGTATCTTGATTGAAGCTTGATGATCCTTTGGTTGCGTTTATCACATTCCACTCCCTGTTAGAGATAAATCATCAtaaagttttgaactttaatATCATAGATCGTTCAAATACCAACACTCGACTCTACTAGTATGATCTCGGTTTACCATTTGCTTGAATGAATCTGTAACCGATGATGCTTAAGGGTTTTTATTTTGGGGCAGATGTTCTGGCATTGTGCGCGGGAATGAGACCAGTTGTGATGATTGACTATGGTGGAAAGATGCCTGAGCTACAGGATCGCTTGCTTTCCCTTCTTGAGCTTGTTCAAGAGGTTTAGACTCTATTCCCTCTTCAAGTACTTGAGTATGTCTGTAGCTTGATTTGATTCCTGCTTGTGTNNNNNNNNNNNNNNNNNNNNNNNNNNNNNNNNNNNNNNNNNNNNNNNNNNNNNNNNNNNNNNNNNNNNNNNNNNNNNNNNNNNNNNNNNNNNNNNNNNNNNNNNNNNNNNNNNNNNNNNNNNNNNNNNNNNNNNNNNNNNNNNNNNNNNNNNNNNNNNNNNNNNNNNNNNNNNNNNNNNNNNNNNNNNNNNNNNNNNNNNNNNNNNNNNNNNNNNNNNNNNNNNNNNNNNNNNNNNNNNNNNNNNNNNNNNNNNNNNNNNNNNNNNNNNNNNNNNNNNNNNNNNNNNNNNNNNNNNNNNNNNNNNNNNNNNNNNNNNNNNNNNNNNNNNNNNNNNNNNNNNNNNNNNNNNNNNNNNNNNNNNNNNNNNNNNNNNNNNNNNNNNNNNNNNNNNNNNNNNNNNNNNNNN from Camelina sativa cultivar DH55 chromosome 7, Cs, whole genome shotgun sequence includes the following:
- the LOC104704209 gene encoding leucine-rich repeat receptor protein kinase MSL1-like is translated as MAAKTQPSFSYSSSSLLLTMSLFLLVLSLIVPSSVFSATLRSDIQALEAIIRSVDPSSISPSSYLSTWDFSEDPCEGSGTFLGVMCSFPLENTTSRVTEIDLDDDGYDGFLSDEIGNLTELTVLSLNKNRFRGPVPESVFQLRKLTKLSLAENFFTGDISPEITRLKELKTVDLSTNSIAGEIPPRISALRSLTHLILSNNHLDGKIPALNGLWKLQVLELGNNHLYGMLPKLPPSLRTLSLCFNSLAGRISPLHRLKQLVSLDVSQNRFSGTVGHEILTFPDISRINVSFNQFISIEVIKVTGSRLRMLDADGNHLQGHLPLNLATYENLKDINLRSNMFSGDIPRIYGKRLENSWRSLYLENNYLSGSLPEEFQKISKQIRGNLSNNCLQCPKNVPICQGPQKPKSQCTNAMLGRLE
- the LOC104704211 gene encoding LRR receptor-like serine/threonine-protein kinase GSO2 — its product is MRMKCRXFLGVMCSFPLENTTSRVTEIDLDDDGYDGFLSDEIGNLTELTVLSLNKNRFRGPVPESVFQLRKLTKLSLAENFFTGDISPEITRLKELKTVDLSTNSIAGEIPPRISALRSLTHLILSNNHLDGKIPALNGLWKLQVLELGNNHLYGMLPKLPPSLRTLSLCFNSLAGRISPLHRLKQLVSLDVSQNRFSGTVGHEILTFPDISRINVSFNQFISIEVIKVTGSRLRMLDADGNHLQGHLPLNLATYENLKDINLRSNMFSGDIPRIYGKRLENSWRSLYLENNYLSGSLPEEFQKISKQIRGNLSNNCLQCPKNVPICQGPQKPKSQCTNAMLGRLE
- the LOC104699965 gene encoding protein YIF1A isoform X2, coding for MYNNMGPQPGMPMHQGIPQPGMPMHPAIPQPSPFGNPFSGPGSGLIRSGLGAYGEKIFGSSSEYVQSNISRYFSDPQYYFQVNDQYVRNKLKIVLFPFLHRGHWTRISEPVGGRLSYKPPIYDINAPDLYIPLMAFGTYVVLAGLSLGLYGKFSPEALNWLFVKGMVGWFLQVMLLKISLLSLGSGEAPLLDIVAYAGYTFTGLCLAVLFAEARSYDSSRHHYLLIFVALAQFPLLIWLGNISVNWLF
- the LOC104699965 gene encoding protein YIF1B isoform X1 is translated as MYNNMGPQPGMPMHQGIPQPGMPMHPAIPQPSPFGNPFSGPGSGLIRSGLGAYGEKIFGSSSEYVQSNISRYFSDPQYYFQVNDQYVRNKLKIVLFPFLHRGHWTRISEPVGGRLSYKPPIYDINAPDLYIPLMAFGTYVVLAGLSLGLYGKFSPEALNWLFVKGMVGWFLQVMLLKISLLSLGSGEAPLLDIVAYAGYTFTGLCLAVLGKIIWGYSYYVLIPWTCLCTGVFLVKTMKPVLFAEARSYDSSRHHYLLIFVALAQFPLLIWLGNISVNWLF